The following proteins are encoded in a genomic region of Clostridium kluyveri:
- a CDS encoding MerR family transcriptional regulator: MNYTITQAAKKMNLTTYTLRYYDREGLLPNVERDKSGNRTFSKDDMETLSLICCLKNTGMPIKEIKQFTDWQNEGNHTLHARNDMLVKHKDDILKQIEDLRKYLRLIHQKLDYYHDACQAYDTGLPIPSCCKCTDNDLE; this comes from the coding sequence ATGAACTATACCATAACACAAGCAGCAAAAAAAATGAACTTAACAACATATACATTAAGATACTATGACCGTGAGGGACTGCTTCCCAATGTCGAAAGGGATAAGTCAGGCAACCGTACCTTCTCAAAGGATGATATGGAAACTCTTTCCCTCATATGCTGTCTTAAAAATACCGGAATGCCTATTAAGGAAATAAAGCAATTTACAGACTGGCAGAATGAGGGGAATCATACACTCCACGCCCGCAATGACATGTTAGTAAAACACAAAGATGATATTTTAAAGCAAATTGAAGATTTAAGAAAATATCTTCGATTGATTCACCAAAAGCTCGATTATTATCATGATGCCTGCCAAGCCTATGATACAGGCTTACCAATCCCATCCTGCTGTAAATGTACAGACAATGATTTAGAATAA
- a CDS encoding acylneuraminate cytidylyltransferase family protein, translating to MDRSFLAIIPARSGSKGIIDKNIKEINNKPLMAYTIDACIKSKIFDDIIVSTDSKKYAKIAESYGASVPFLRPDELSTDTASNHDVILHVLNEVKKTGNSYDYIVLLQPTSPLRNEKHILESVDKLLNYDANSIVSICEVDHPSNINIVLDSNMRLDFLFDDSKKVRRQDMKKEYRINGAIYICKTDYFLKYKSFYREKSYPYIMDKISSIDIDDIYQFEFVKFIINNDFMMNSFID from the coding sequence ATGGATAGAAGTTTTTTGGCTATAATACCTGCAAGAAGTGGATCCAAGGGTATAATTGATAAAAATATAAAAGAAATAAATAATAAACCTTTAATGGCTTACACTATAGATGCATGTATAAAATCTAAAATTTTTGACGATATAATTGTATCCACTGATTCTAAAAAATATGCAAAAATAGCAGAAAGTTATGGAGCTTCAGTTCCATTTTTGAGGCCTGATGAGCTATCTACAGATACTGCATCAAATCATGATGTCATTTTACATGTATTAAATGAAGTAAAAAAAACTGGCAATTCATATGATTATATTGTTCTGCTGCAGCCTACATCGCCTCTTAGAAATGAAAAGCATATATTGGAAAGTGTAGACAAGTTATTAAATTATGATGCAAATTCAATAGTAAGTATATGTGAAGTAGATCACCCATCAAACATTAATATAGTTTTGGATTCAAATATGCGTTTGGATTTTCTTTTTGATGACAGCAAAAAAGTAAGAAGACAGGATATGAAGAAGGAATATAGAATAAATGGAGCCATTTATATATGTAAAACAGATTACTTTTTAAAATATAAGAGTTTTTATAGAGAGAAGAGTTATCCATATATAATGGATAAAATATCATCTATAGATATAGATGATATTTATCAATTTGAATTTGTGAAATTTATAATAAATAATGATTTTATGATGAATAGTTTTATTGATTAA
- a CDS encoding nucleotidyltransferase family protein, with protein sequence MDIQNVFIDKKISIRQTIEKLNKTAKKILVVVENNKLIGVVTDGDIRRWIVKSGELSSSVENIMNVHPIYLNIKNRNRANELMKKYRIESIPLINEYHEVVDMIFWDDLYDNKFNCNNARDISVVIMAGGKGTRLHPYTKIIPKALIPIGEIPIIERIINRFLEFKFENFYITVNYKKEIIKAYFSKKLSYKISFLEEKKPLGTAGGLSLVGNRIGNTFFVSNCDILVNANYSKILEYHKEHNNKVTVVTALKNYIIPYGILNLNQKGDIASIDEKPNYEFLINTGMYVLEVDVLRHIPKGIYFNMTDLINICLSKGEKVGIYPVTDNDWLDMGEFREMKSMIEKLNI encoded by the coding sequence ATGGATATTCAAAATGTTTTTATAGATAAAAAAATATCAATACGACAGACAATTGAAAAGTTAAATAAAACTGCAAAAAAAATTCTGGTTGTAGTAGAGAATAATAAATTGATAGGTGTAGTTACAGATGGAGATATAAGAAGATGGATTGTAAAAAGCGGAGAGCTATCATCTTCAGTAGAAAATATAATGAATGTACATCCTATATATTTAAATATAAAAAATAGAAATAGAGCAAATGAATTAATGAAAAAGTATCGTATTGAAAGTATTCCACTGATAAATGAGTACCATGAAGTTGTAGATATGATATTTTGGGATGATTTATATGATAATAAATTCAATTGTAATAATGCTAGGGATATATCAGTTGTTATAATGGCTGGCGGAAAAGGTACAAGGCTCCATCCATATACAAAAATTATTCCAAAAGCACTTATTCCAATTGGAGAGATACCTATAATAGAGAGGATAATAAACAGATTTCTAGAGTTTAAATTTGAAAATTTTTATATTACTGTTAATTATAAAAAGGAAATAATAAAAGCATATTTTAGTAAAAAATTATCATATAAAATATCATTTTTAGAAGAAAAAAAACCTCTTGGTACTGCAGGAGGATTGAGTCTAGTGGGTAACAGAATAGGCAATACTTTTTTTGTGAGTAATTGTGACATATTGGTTAATGCTAATTATTCTAAAATTTTAGAATATCATAAAGAGCATAATAACAAGGTAACAGTGGTCACAGCTTTAAAAAATTATATAATTCCATATGGAATTTTGAATTTAAACCAAAAAGGAGATATAGCCTCAATTGACGAAAAACCCAATTATGAATTTTTAATTAATACGGGTATGTATGTATTGGAAGTAGATGTATTAAGGCATATTCCTAAAGGCATCTATTTTAATATGACAGATTTAATAAATATCTGTTTGTCAAAGGGTGAAAAGGTGGGTATATACCCTGTAACTGATAATGATTGGTTGGATATGGGGGAATTTAGAGAAATGAAAAGTATGATAGAAAAATTAAATATTTGA
- a CDS encoding LegC family aminotransferase — MIPLSVPNLKGNEEKYVVDAIRSEWISTSGSYVNRFENDIKKYLNVDNAAACQSGTAAIHLALKLSGVSVNCEVIVPTVTFIATINPVKYLGAEPVFMDCDDNLNMDCSKLEEFFENECVMTDNGLKNKNTNRYIKALIVVHVFGNMANVEKIKELTDKYKIKLIEDAAEALGTYYTNGKHKGKFAGTIGDFGAYSFNGNKIITTGGGGILIGKSSEDIKKAKYLSTQAKDDELYYVHHHIGYNYRMINLQAALGVAQLERLEEFIEIKIKNYKLYKSRINNIEGLTLLEFNNNARNNHWFYSLYIDNNSLDRDELLKYLLKNQIQTRPIWKLVHTQRPYIKNQAYKIEKAIKYYNRVLNIPCSTNLKRESIEYIISMLEKAQ; from the coding sequence ATGATACCATTATCTGTACCAAATTTGAAGGGTAATGAAGAAAAATATGTGGTAGATGCCATAAGAAGTGAATGGATTTCTACATCAGGCAGTTATGTAAATAGATTTGAAAATGATATAAAAAAATACTTGAATGTAGATAATGCTGCTGCTTGTCAAAGCGGTACGGCAGCAATCCATTTAGCGTTAAAGCTCTCGGGAGTTTCTGTAAATTGTGAAGTTATAGTGCCAACGGTTACATTTATAGCCACAATTAACCCTGTTAAATATCTAGGGGCAGAACCTGTATTTATGGATTGCGATGATAATTTAAATATGGATTGCAGCAAACTTGAAGAATTTTTTGAAAATGAATGCGTCATGACTGACAATGGATTGAAAAATAAAAATACCAACAGGTATATTAAAGCATTAATAGTAGTCCATGTGTTTGGAAATATGGCCAATGTTGAAAAAATAAAAGAATTAACAGATAAATACAAAATAAAATTGATAGAAGATGCTGCTGAAGCTCTAGGGACCTATTATACTAATGGAAAACATAAAGGGAAATTTGCAGGTACCATAGGTGATTTTGGAGCCTATTCATTTAATGGAAATAAAATAATAACAACCGGAGGAGGAGGAATTTTAATTGGAAAATCCTCTGAGGACATAAAAAAGGCTAAATATTTGTCAACTCAAGCTAAGGATGATGAATTATATTATGTACATCATCATATAGGATACAATTACAGAATGATTAATTTACAAGCAGCACTGGGAGTAGCACAACTTGAAAGATTAGAAGAATTTATTGAAATAAAAATTAAAAATTATAAGTTGTATAAGTCAAGAATAAATAATATAGAAGGATTAACACTTCTGGAATTTAATAATAATGCAAGAAATAATCACTGGTTTTATTCCTTGTATATAGATAATAACAGTTTAGATAGAGATGAACTGTTAAAATACCTTTTAAAAAATCAAATCCAAACAAGACCCATTTGGAAACTAGTACACACACAAAGACCATATATAAAAAATCAAGCCTATAAAATTGAAAAAGCCATTAAATATTACAATAGGGTATTAAATATACCATGTAGTACCAACTTAAAAAGAGAAAGCATAGAATATATCATAAGCATGCTAGAAAAAGCTCAATAG
- a CDS encoding PIG-L deacetylase family protein — protein sequence MSNVLIIAPHADDETFGCGGTILKYVKGGHRVYWVIVTSMTGELGFSEERINSRELEIEKAANEYKFAKVFRLGFPTTELDKVPFKDLVDKISECIIETKCEVLYIPNYGDIHSDHRIVSEASMCCTKWFRHNTVKKVYVYETLSETEFGINNSIDSFKPNVFVNIEGFLEKKLSIMNIFKSEIGKAPFPRSVDVVKGLSTFRGGASGYKNAEAFMLLRERVE from the coding sequence ATGAGTAATGTATTGATTATAGCACCACATGCAGATGATGAAACCTTTGGTTGTGGGGGAACCATATTAAAGTATGTAAAAGGGGGTCACAGGGTTTATTGGGTTATAGTAACTTCAATGACAGGGGAATTGGGGTTTTCTGAAGAAAGAATAAATAGCAGAGAATTAGAAATCGAAAAAGCAGCTAATGAATATAAATTTGCAAAGGTATTTAGATTGGGATTTCCTACTACAGAATTAGACAAAGTACCTTTTAAGGATTTAGTGGATAAAATATCTGAATGTATTATTGAAACAAAATGTGAAGTTTTGTACATCCCTAATTATGGAGATATACACAGCGATCATAGAATTGTTTCAGAGGCTTCCATGTGTTGTACTAAGTGGTTTAGGCATAATACAGTTAAAAAGGTATATGTTTATGAAACATTATCGGAAACTGAGTTTGGAATAAATAATTCTATAGATAGTTTTAAACCTAATGTATTTGTAAACATAGAAGGATTTTTAGAGAAAAAGCTGAGTATTATGAATATATTTAAAAGTGAAATAGGAAAAGCACCTTTTCCAAGATCTGTGGATGTAGTAAAAGGGCTTTCTACATTTAGAGGAGGAGCTTCAGGTTATAAAAATGCTGAAGCATTTATGCTATTAAGAGAGAGAGTAGAATAG
- the neuC gene encoding UDP-N-acetylglucosamine 2-epimerase, whose product MCIKKILAFTGIRSDYDLMSLLYKKLNEANDFEIKLVVSGAHLSETYGYTLNNIVEDGIPIIAQIENLIDSNSRASRIKSLSILLQDCIHTVAAYKPDVILYAGDREEVVVGGLIGTYLRIPTIHFFGGDHALDGNIDNPVRHAVSKLSSLHFVSNEESKQRLIKIGENKNRIFNVGSPALDKFISTEYISKKEIVHILGKPRWNNYAVMIFHPLAGEEDRAGQYFEEILVALEKKSVNAFVSYPNVDSGNKKIIEVIKKYYNKENFKFYKNIPRTLFVNLLRNSMFMIGNSSAGLYEAPILKLGAVNVGNRQKGRLCAENVVFVHQGVSNIVKGIETVLTKEFKLLLDKVQSPYGSGNSVEKIISLMRSLDFKSYIVKSEDPLLREVDNE is encoded by the coding sequence ATGTGTATTAAGAAAATTTTAGCCTTTACTGGAATTAGGTCAGATTACGATCTGATGAGTCTTTTATATAAAAAATTAAATGAAGCAAATGATTTTGAAATTAAGCTTGTAGTATCAGGTGCGCATTTATCAGAAACTTATGGATATACATTAAATAATATAGTGGAAGATGGAATACCCATAATAGCCCAAATTGAAAATCTTATTGATTCTAATTCTAGGGCTTCTAGAATTAAATCACTATCCATATTATTGCAGGATTGTATTCATACAGTAGCAGCATATAAACCAGATGTTATTTTATATGCTGGAGATAGGGAAGAAGTGGTTGTTGGAGGATTAATAGGCACATATCTTAGAATTCCAACCATACATTTTTTTGGTGGAGATCATGCTTTGGATGGGAATATTGACAATCCAGTGAGGCATGCAGTATCTAAATTGTCATCTCTTCATTTTGTCAGTAACGAAGAATCAAAACAAAGATTAATAAAAATTGGAGAAAATAAAAATAGAATATTTAATGTTGGAAGTCCAGCTTTAGATAAATTTATTTCTACTGAGTATATAAGCAAAAAAGAAATTGTTCATATCTTAGGTAAACCTCGTTGGAACAATTATGCAGTTATGATATTTCACCCCCTGGCAGGTGAAGAAGATAGAGCAGGTCAATATTTTGAAGAAATTCTGGTTGCTTTAGAAAAAAAGTCTGTAAATGCATTTGTAAGTTACCCAAATGTAGACAGCGGAAACAAGAAGATTATAGAAGTAATAAAAAAATATTATAATAAGGAAAACTTTAAATTTTATAAAAATATCCCTAGAACCTTATTTGTAAATTTATTAAGGAATAGTATGTTTATGATTGGAAATTCCAGTGCCGGATTATATGAGGCACCAATATTAAAATTAGGTGCAGTTAATGTGGGAAATAGGCAAAAAGGAAGATTATGTGCAGAAAATGTGGTTTTTGTTCATCAAGGAGTGAGTAATATAGTAAAAGGAATAGAAACAGTTTTAACTAAAGAATTTAAACTTTTATTGGATAAAGTACAGTCACCCTATGGTAGCGGAAATTCAGTTGAGAAGATTATAAGTTTAATGAGAAGCTTGGATTTTAAATCTTATATAGTTAAATCAGAGGATCCATTATTGAGGGAGGTTGATAATGAGTAA
- a CDS encoding GNAT family N-acetyltransferase: MEFKFIDKNEYLKRISEFQKLFRSCFTREMPEEFLRWRYIDNPMKDMLVNAALENNKIIANYSVSPCKICINGNIEKAALSMTTMTHPNFRGKGLFPKLAKGLYKRMEESGYKAVIGFPNSNSHLIFVNKLNWKDIYEIPTMKLNLLNISNLNNYKNFNVINDKKFLLDYSGLINNNNNKIRIYKDLDYLKWRFRDNPINKYDNYVVVQGQTVISSIITKKFNNYEIDIVEINSLDDCYTKEILEWVIEKGKNNNFKYINMWCQLNDNVHEIAERIGFVNCEPISYFGVKDFKEESTDLSIYNNWNIQMGDSDVY; encoded by the coding sequence GTGGAATTTAAATTTATAGATAAAAATGAATATTTAAAAAGAATATCAGAATTTCAAAAGTTATTTAGGAGTTGTTTTACTAGAGAAATGCCTGAAGAATTCTTGAGGTGGAGATATATAGATAATCCTATGAAAGATATGCTGGTTAACGCTGCACTTGAAAATAACAAGATAATAGCAAATTATTCTGTATCGCCCTGTAAAATTTGTATTAATGGAAATATAGAAAAGGCTGCATTATCTATGACTACAATGACACATCCAAATTTTAGAGGAAAAGGATTATTCCCTAAATTAGCTAAGGGATTATATAAAAGAATGGAGGAGAGTGGTTACAAAGCAGTAATTGGATTTCCTAATAGCAATTCTCATCTCATTTTTGTAAATAAATTAAATTGGAAAGACATATATGAAATTCCCACTATGAAATTAAATTTGTTAAACATAAGCAATTTAAACAATTATAAAAATTTTAATGTCATTAACGATAAAAAATTTTTATTAGATTACTCTGGGCTTATTAATAACAATAATAATAAAATAAGAATATATAAGGATTTAGATTATTTAAAATGGAGATTTAGGGATAATCCAATTAATAAATATGATAATTATGTAGTAGTTCAAGGACAAACTGTAATTTCATCAATAATTACTAAGAAGTTTAATAATTATGAAATTGATATAGTAGAAATCAATTCATTAGATGATTGTTATACAAAAGAAATATTAGAATGGGTTATTGAAAAAGGGAAAAATAATAATTTTAAATATATCAATATGTGGTGTCAGTTGAATGATAATGTACATGAAATAGCTGAAAGAATTGGATTTGTCAACTGTGAACCCATTTCTTATTTTGGAGTTAAAGATTTTAAAGAGGAATCTACTGATTTAAGTATTTATAATAATTGGAATATACAGATGGGAGATTCGGATGTGTATTAA
- the neuB gene encoding N-acetylneuraminate synthase has protein sequence MSNIFIIAEAGVNHNGDLNTAKKMVDKAVIAGVDAVKFQTFKASNLVTRDAKKANYQINNLGEETSQLQMLEKLELSYRQYIELKNYCDMKKIMFLSSPFDLESIDLLNSIGMSIFKIPSSEIDNVPYLIEIAKLKKKVILSTGMSNLSDIEFSLNILKENGTKDIVVLHCNTDYPTKMEEVNLLAMQTIENAFKVPVGYSDHTEGIEVAVAAAALGAKVIEKHFTLDKNMYGSDHKASLEPFELNNMVKAVRNIERALGDGIKIQTPSEKINRVVARKSLVAKVFIKSKEAFTEENVCVKRPGTGISPRNWSYVIGKKAKRDFKEDELIDL, from the coding sequence ATGAGTAATATTTTTATAATTGCTGAAGCTGGAGTTAACCACAATGGGGATTTAAATACAGCAAAAAAAATGGTTGATAAAGCAGTGATTGCAGGAGTGGATGCAGTAAAATTTCAAACCTTTAAAGCGTCTAATCTAGTAACAAGAGATGCAAAAAAGGCTAACTATCAAATTAATAATTTGGGTGAGGAAACTTCCCAATTGCAAATGTTAGAAAAGTTGGAACTAAGTTATAGACAATATATAGAATTAAAGAATTATTGTGATATGAAAAAAATAATGTTTTTATCATCCCCATTTGATTTAGAAAGCATTGATTTATTAAATAGTATTGGAATGTCAATTTTTAAAATACCTTCTAGTGAAATAGATAATGTTCCATACCTGATAGAGATAGCAAAGTTAAAAAAGAAAGTTATACTATCAACAGGTATGAGTAATTTATCAGATATAGAATTTTCACTAAATATCTTAAAAGAAAATGGCACAAAAGATATTGTTGTACTTCACTGTAATACTGATTACCCAACTAAAATGGAAGAAGTGAATCTGCTTGCTATGCAAACTATAGAAAATGCATTTAAAGTGCCAGTTGGATATTCGGATCATACAGAAGGCATAGAGGTAGCTGTGGCAGCTGCAGCCTTAGGTGCCAAAGTTATAGAAAAACATTTTACATTAGATAAAAATATGTATGGTTCAGATCATAAGGCCAGTTTGGAGCCTTTTGAACTTAATAATATGGTCAAAGCAGTGAGAAATATAGAAAGAGCCCTTGGAGATGGAATAAAAATTCAAACCCCTTCGGAAAAAATAAATAGAGTGGTGGCAAGGAAAAGTTTGGTGGCTAAAGTTTTCATAAAATCTAAAGAAGCATTTACTGAAGAAAATGTATGCGTAAAAAGGCCTGGAACAGGTATATCACCAAGAAATTGGAGTTATGTTATTGGAAAAAAGGCAAAAAGGGATTTTAAAGAAGATGAGCTTATAGATCTATAA
- a CDS encoding acetyltransferase, producing MEKIILIGAGGHCRSIIDSINGLNNFQIMGIVDKKYKKDSGLNIDKVWCDEDLHSLYKSGVKNAFIGIGSIGYPKIRIKVYNLLKSIGYNFPTIIDKTAVVSCSAKIEEGVFIGKGAIVNANALIKKQCIINSGSIVEHDCKMNEFVHLAPGAALSGGVSIGQGTHVGTNATIIQNVNVGKNVLIGAGSVIVKNVKNGIKVYGNPGREVECHE from the coding sequence ATGGAAAAAATAATATTAATTGGCGCAGGGGGCCACTGTAGAAGTATTATTGATTCTATAAATGGATTAAACAATTTTCAGATTATGGGAATTGTCGATAAAAAATATAAGAAGGATAGTGGATTAAATATAGATAAAGTGTGGTGCGATGAAGACCTTCATTCACTGTATAAATCTGGCGTAAAAAATGCATTTATTGGAATTGGCTCCATTGGATATCCTAAAATTAGAATAAAAGTTTATAATTTATTAAAAAGCATAGGATATAATTTTCCCACCATAATTGATAAAACAGCTGTAGTATCCTGTAGTGCAAAGATTGAAGAGGGGGTATTTATAGGAAAAGGAGCAATTGTCAATGCTAATGCCTTAATAAAAAAGCAGTGCATTATAAATTCAGGAAGCATAGTGGAACATGATTGTAAAATGAATGAATTTGTTCATTTAGCACCTGGAGCAGCATTAAGTGGAGGAGTTTCAATTGGACAAGGAACACATGTGGGAACTAATGCTACAATTATTCAAAATGTTAATGTGGGAAAGAATGTACTTATAGGGGCGGGTTCTGTTATTGTTAAAAATGTTAAAAATGGAATTAAGGTTTATGGTAATCCAGGTCGGGAGGTGGAATGTCATGAGTAA
- a CDS encoding NAD-dependent 4,6-dehydratase LegB yields MNKVLVTGADGFIGSHLVEKLLNSGYSVKAFVYYNSFNSWGWLDTLPKHMLKEIEIFSGDIRDPNGVREAVKNIDEVYHLAALIAIPFSYYSPDSYVDTNIKGTLNVLQAAKELKTKRVIITSTSEVYGGAKFVPITEEHPYQAQSPYSATKIAADKLAESFYRSFSLPITIVRPFNTYGPRQSARAIIPTIITQLLSQKGEIRLGSLSPTRDFNYVKDTVDGFVEIAKSDKTVGEVINIASQKEISIKNLAAELIKQLNPKVKIVCETERIRPEKSEVNRLLGSNEKVKRLTGWTPKFTFEEGIKETVDWFKVEKNLEKYKTDIYNI; encoded by the coding sequence ATGAATAAGGTTCTGGTAACAGGAGCAGATGGATTTATAGGCAGCCACCTGGTGGAAAAACTTTTAAATTCAGGATATAGTGTTAAGGCTTTTGTATATTATAATTCATTCAATTCATGGGGATGGTTAGATACATTACCAAAACATATGCTAAAGGAAATAGAAATATTTAGTGGTGATATAAGAGATCCAAATGGAGTAAGAGAAGCTGTGAAAAATATAGATGAGGTTTATCATCTCGCAGCACTAATAGCAATTCCCTTTAGTTATTATTCACCGGATTCATATGTGGATACCAATATAAAAGGCACATTAAATGTGCTGCAAGCAGCTAAAGAATTAAAAACAAAGAGAGTTATCATAACCTCTACTTCAGAGGTTTATGGCGGTGCTAAATTTGTGCCAATAACCGAAGAACATCCCTACCAGGCACAATCACCATATTCAGCTACTAAGATAGCAGCAGATAAATTAGCAGAATCTTTCTATAGAAGCTTTTCTTTACCTATAACAATAGTAAGACCTTTTAATACCTATGGCCCCAGACAATCAGCAAGAGCTATAATACCCACAATAATAACTCAATTGTTGTCACAAAAAGGGGAAATAAGATTGGGCTCACTAAGTCCAACAAGAGATTTTAATTATGTAAAAGATACTGTAGATGGTTTTGTTGAAATTGCTAAAAGTGATAAAACAGTAGGAGAGGTAATAAATATAGCCTCCCAAAAAGAAATATCTATAAAGAATCTTGCAGCAGAACTTATAAAACAGTTAAATCCGAAAGTCAAAATTGTATGTGAGACAGAAAGAATTAGGCCTGAAAAAAGTGAGGTGAATAGATTGTTAGGATCAAATGAAAAGGTTAAAAGGTTAACAGGATGGACTCCAAAATTCACCTTTGAAGAAGGTATAAAAGAAACCGTTGATTGGTTTAAGGTAGAGAAGAATTTAGAAAAATATAAAACGGATATATATAATATTTAA
- a CDS encoding motility associated factor glycosyltransferase family protein, with product MQKIETLDGYHVYYVKKGKEYYYLANKNNYKKDINDLLKTIDDIKFDSLIIIFGIDTCEYLNALYNVLCEKNRILIFEPNKEIFNEGHNNIDNDNVRLVFYDENSVRSKLYSVINNTNFNNLYVHTFGNYSRVYREEYETFMENLDCVYYTACSSISIANRFSQIFIKNLIGNLKSLKSATPVNSCENINRGIPAIIVSAGPSLDKNLADMVKYKSKLDEYFIIAGNRTLRAMLKNGIRPDMVVSIDPVNDNYDMMKDCLEEDIPLVFYEYSNRYLIRDYKGEKIYLSTLLSKTIPKLCGLKGVYLGGSVAHTCVDIANIMGCSPLILAGQDFAFTYGKHHSESAVFDSDKKNNYNTDLTVKDVFGDKIKTNVTLNHFRAKIEEYIKFHSEVNNVEFINVSYGAEIKGAPHRELCEVFKIYNTDSRKKNCIIDRTIEIDAEGITYDILNYVKRCTTAAEEGAELCKDLLSSEFDKSLMDMDEDDEELKKFIYVMGIVNGFESSPGRLYLGGYFNKFLFDIKEETFNMYAKDYDSLTSDLRYQSKCFLAYFHKMRDFLKEVESLILETLEEFY from the coding sequence ATGCAAAAGATTGAAACGTTGGATGGTTATCATGTTTATTATGTAAAAAAGGGAAAAGAATATTATTATTTAGCAAATAAAAATAATTATAAAAAAGATATTAATGATTTATTGAAAACTATAGATGATATTAAGTTTGATTCGTTAATTATTATTTTTGGCATTGATACATGTGAATATTTAAATGCTTTATATAATGTATTGTGTGAAAAAAACAGAATATTAATTTTTGAACCAAATAAGGAAATTTTTAATGAAGGCCACAATAATATAGATAATGATAATGTAAGATTAGTTTTTTATGATGAAAATTCTGTGAGATCCAAATTGTACAGCGTGATAAATAATACAAACTTTAATAATCTATATGTTCATACCTTTGGAAATTATTCCCGTGTATATAGAGAAGAATATGAAACATTTATGGAAAATTTGGATTGTGTTTATTATACGGCATGTTCTTCTATAAGTATTGCAAATAGATTTAGTCAAATATTTATTAAAAATTTAATAGGTAATCTAAAATCATTAAAAAGTGCAACGCCGGTTAATTCATGTGAAAATATAAATAGAGGCATTCCAGCAATAATAGTATCTGCAGGACCCTCTTTGGATAAAAATTTAGCAGATATGGTGAAATATAAAAGTAAATTAGATGAATATTTTATAATAGCAGGAAATAGAACACTTAGGGCAATGCTTAAAAATGGGATAAGACCGGATATGGTGGTATCAATAGATCCTGTAAATGACAATTATGATATGATGAAGGACTGTTTAGAGGAAGATATACCACTAGTATTTTATGAATACAGTAATAGATATTTAATAAGAGATTATAAAGGTGAAAAAATATATTTGTCAACATTATTGTCAAAGACAATACCCAAGCTATGTGGACTTAAAGGAGTGTATTTAGGAGGTTCGGTAGCTCATACCTGTGTAGATATTGCAAACATTATGGGATGTTCACCCTTGATATTGGCAGGACAAGATTTTGCTTTTACCTATGGAAAACATCATTCGGAGTCAGCTGTTTTTGATAGTGATAAAAAAAATAACTATAATACCGATTTAACTGTAAAGGATGTATTTGGTGACAAAATAAAGACCAATGTAACACTTAATCACTTTAGAGCAAAAATAGAAGAGTATATAAAATTTCATAGTGAAGTCAACAATGTAGAATTTATCAATGTATCTTACGGGGCTGAAATTAAAGGTGCACCTCACAGGGAATTATGTGAAGTATTTAAAATATATAATACGGATAGTAGAAAAAAAAATTGCATTATAGATAGAACAATTGAAATAGATGCAGAAGGTATAACTTATGATATATTGAATTATGTAAAAAGATGTACAACTGCGGCAGAAGAGGGAGCAGAGTTATGTAAAGATTTACTGTCCAGTGAATTTGATAAATCTTTAATGGATATGGATGAAGATGATGAAGAACTTAAAAAGTTCATATATGTTATGGGAATAGTAAATGGGTTTGAATCATCACCAGGAAGACTTTATTTAGGGGGATATTTTAATAAGTTTTTATTTGATATAAAAGAAGAAACTTTTAATATGTATGCTAAAGATTATGATTCTTTGACTTCAGACTTGAGATATCAAAGTAAATGTTTTTTAGCTTATTTTCATAAAATGAGAGATTTTTTAAAAGAAGTTGAGTCTTTAATATTAGAGACACTGGAGGAGTTTTATTAA